From Parcubacteria group bacterium ADurb.Bin159:
ATTAGAAAGTGAACTTAAAAAAACATTGGATTTGTCTTTAATCTCCTCTCCAACTTCTACGGCTATAGACATATTAAAAGAAAAAATTATTGAAGAATCAAAAAGCATTGAAAATTAAAAAAAAATTGTTATTATTATAATATGGCAATTCAAAACAAAAAAAATCAATCACTAAAATTAACGCCTTTAAGAGAAGAAGTGGAATCTTCTTATCTTGATTATGCCATGAGCGTAATTATTTCTCGAGCTTTACCTGATGTTAGAGATGGATTAAAGCCGGTCCACCGCCGTATTCTTTATGCGATGTATAAAATGGGATTAAACCATAAAGCGAAATATAAAAAATCATCTAATGTTATTGGCCAAACATTAGGAAAATTTCACCCTCATGGAGATACGGCTATTTATGATGCCCTATGTCGCATGACTCAAGATTTTAGTTTGCGTTATCCTCTAATTGACGGCCAGGGCAACTTTGGATCAAATGAGGACGCGCCAGCTGCGCATAGATATACAGAATGTCGTTTGTCGCCTATCGCCTCAGAAATGCTTTCAGATTTAGAAAAAAATGTTATTCCTTTCGGCCCAAATTATGATGGAACAACTAAAGAACCTCTTCTCCTGCCAGCAAAACTTCCTAATCTTTTAGTTAACGGATCAATGGGCATTGCCGTAGGCATGGCTACCAATATTCCCACTCATAATTTAAACGAAGTTTGTTCAGCTCTTTCTTATTTATTAGATCATCCGGAAGCAGAAGTAAACGACCTTCTTAATTTTATTCCCGGGCCAGATTTTCCTACGGGCGGGATTATTTTTAATCAAAAAGATATAAAAGAGGCCTATGAGCATGGTAAAGGAGGCATTACCGTAAGAGCTAAAACAGAAATTATAGAAACTCATTCTGGGCATTCTCAAATTGAAATTAAAGAACTGCCTTGGCAAGTTAGTAAGAGTGAGCTTTTTTCAAAAATTGCTGAGCTTATCCGCGATAAAAAAATTGAAGGAATAAAAAATGCCCGAGATGAATCAGCAAGGGGGACATTAAAAATAGTTATTGAAATAAAAAAGGGATTTTCTCCTTCTCGCATTTTAAATTATTTATTTAAAACAACTTCTCTTGAAACAAAATTTTATTTTAATATGGTGGCTTTGGGTGATGGTATTCAGCCAAAGCTTTTTAATCTAAAAGAAATTTTAGAAGAATATTTAAAGCATCGGCAATTAGTTATTAAACGGCGTTATGAATTTGATTTAGAAAAAACAAAAGAGAGAATACATATTTTAGAAGGATTCATTAAGGCAATAATTAATATTGATGAGGTGGTAAAAATAATAAAAAATTCACAAGATTCTAAAATAGCTGAAGAAAAATTAAGGAAAAGATTTAATTTTTCTTTAATTCAAGCGCAAGCCATTTTAGAGATGAAGCTTCGGCAGTTAGTTAATTTAGAAAAAGACAATTTAACGAAGGAATTGGAGGAGAAGAAAAAATTAAAAGAAGAAATAGAAAAAATTTTGTCTAATGAACAAGAAATAAAAGAAATAATAAAAAAAGAATTGAAAGAACTTAAAGAAAAATACGGCGATCCTCGCCGCACAGAAATTATTAAAGCAGGATTGAAAGAAATAAAAGAAGAAGATATTGTCGGAGATGATCCGGTAATTATTATCACCACTCAAGATGGTTATATTAAAAGAATGCCGCCAGAAAGTTTTCATTATCAAAAAAGAGGAGGCAAAGGGATTAGCGGTTTATCTATGGGGGAAGAGGATAAAGTAGAGCATTTAATTTTTACCACTTTGGATAGTTATTTATTATGTTTTACTAATACGGGAAAAGTCTACCAAATGAGAGTTTGTAATGTGCCGGAAGCGAAGAGAGCTTCCAAGGGGCGGGCAATAGTTAATTTCTTAGAAATTTCCCCACAGGAAAAAATATCAGCTATTTGCGCTTTTAATTCTAAAGAAATAGAAAATAGGGTATTGATTATGGCTACAGCCAAAGGTTTTGTAAAAAAAATTTCCTTTGCTGCTTTTAAAAATATCAGAAGTTCAGGCATAATCGCTATAAAACTTGAAAAAAATGATTATTTAAAATGGGTTAAACCAGTTGTTTCGGGTAATGAAGTTATTTTGACCTCTTCCTTGGGGAAAACAATCCGTTTCAAAGAAAAAGAGTTACGTTCTATGGGAAGAAACTCTCGCGGCATTAAAGGAATAAAAATTTCAGAGAACGCAGAGGTGGTTGGTCTTGATATTATTGATGATAAAAAAAATATGCTTTTGGTAATCAGCCAAAATGGATATGGTAAAATGACCTTGCTCTCTCGATATCGAGCGCAAAGAAGGGGGGGAAGGGGAATTAGTACAGCTAAAATTAGTCAAAAAACAGGACCATTAATTGGAGCTATAACTATTCCTAAAGAATTAGAAAATTTTATTAAAGGGGATCTTCTGATAATATCTGAATTAGGGCAAGTTATCAGAGTGAATCTTAAAAATATTCCCACAATGAATCGGCAAACCCAAGGAGTACGGCTTATTAGATTAAATTCAGGGGATAAGGTGGCTTCAATCACTTTAGTCTAATTAGAATTTAGAATTTTAATTTTTATTTTTTTATTATGGATTTAGTTGACCAATTAATACAATCTAATTATTTAAAGACACCGTCAATTATTAAAGCTTTTCGAAAAATTAAACGCGAGGATTTTGTTCCGCCTTCAGCTAAAAAAAAAGCAGAAGTTAACGAACCTCTTTCTATTGGTTATGGGCAAACGATTTCTCAGCCATTAACCGTGGCTTTTATGTTAGAGTTGTTAGAACCAAAAGAAGGGGATAAAGTTTTAGATATTGGTTCCGGCTCGGGCTGGGTAAGCGCCTTATTAGCAGAAATTGTTGGTAAAACAGGCAAGGTTTTTGCTATAGAAAGGATTCCGGAATTGAAAGAATTTGGAGAAAGCAATGCCTCAAAATATGGTTTTATTAACAATGGCAGGATAGAATTCATTTTAGGCGACGGAATTAAAGGGTTGCCGGAATTTGCTCCTTTTAATTGTATTTATGTAGGAGCAGCAGCGGCTAAAGTTCCTTTAGCTTTAAGCGAGCAATTAGCTATAAAAGGCAAAATGGTTATTCCCTTGGGCATTGAAAATCAAGAAATTGCTTTAATAAGGAAAATTAGTCAAAATTATTTTCTTAAAAAAAGTTTTCCCGGCTTTATTTTTGTCCCTTTAGTTAATGAAAATAAAAAATAGAATGAAAGAAAAAGCAAAATTTTATTTTACTTTTATTCTGATTTTTTTATTATTGCCGATTAATTTATTTATAACAAAAAAACCGGTTGTTTTGGCTGAAAAAGAGAATTTTACCGATGATAGTTTGCTTATTAGGCTAAAAAGTTCGTCTAAAATTTATGAAGTCCCTGCTTACGGCGAAGTAGAAGAAAGGGAAAAACTTATTAGCCAAATGCCGGAAGTCGACTGGGTTGAACCTAATTATCTTTTTCATATTGAATCAATTTATACCCCACAAGATCCTTTTTATTCTGAACAATGGTATTTAGAAAAAATAGATGCTGCTACTGCTTGGGAAGTAGGAGGTTTTGGTTTAAACGAGATTGCAGTAGCTGTTTTAGATACTGGTGTAGACATTAACCATCCAGATTTAAAAGCAAATATTTGGCATAATCAAGAAGAAAAAAAAGATGGTTTAGATAATGACGGCAACGGCTATATTGATGATATAGATGGATGGGATTTTTTAAGTGAAAGTCCTGATCCCCGGCCGAAACTTAATGAAGGATACAATAAAACAGCTGTCCATCATGGAACTTTAATTGCAGGGATTATTGCCGCTGAAAGTAATAATAATGAAGGAATTATTGGGCTTTCCCCCAAAATTAAAATTATGGCTTTAAGGGCTTTAGATAGTCAGGGGAATGGTAAAGTGGGAGATGTTATTCGAGCTTTATATTATGCTTTAGAGAAAGGAGCGAAGATTATTAATTTAAGTTTTGTCGGTCCGAATAAAAGTCGTTTTTTAGAAGAAGCGCTGGAAGA
This genomic window contains:
- the gyrA gene encoding DNA gyrase subunit A → MAIQNKKNQSLKLTPLREEVESSYLDYAMSVIISRALPDVRDGLKPVHRRILYAMYKMGLNHKAKYKKSSNVIGQTLGKFHPHGDTAIYDALCRMTQDFSLRYPLIDGQGNFGSNEDAPAAHRYTECRLSPIASEMLSDLEKNVIPFGPNYDGTTKEPLLLPAKLPNLLVNGSMGIAVGMATNIPTHNLNEVCSALSYLLDHPEAEVNDLLNFIPGPDFPTGGIIFNQKDIKEAYEHGKGGITVRAKTEIIETHSGHSQIEIKELPWQVSKSELFSKIAELIRDKKIEGIKNARDESARGTLKIVIEIKKGFSPSRILNYLFKTTSLETKFYFNMVALGDGIQPKLFNLKEILEEYLKHRQLVIKRRYEFDLEKTKERIHILEGFIKAIINIDEVVKIIKNSQDSKIAEEKLRKRFNFSLIQAQAILEMKLRQLVNLEKDNLTKELEEKKKLKEEIEKILSNEQEIKEIIKKELKELKEKYGDPRRTEIIKAGLKEIKEEDIVGDDPVIIITTQDGYIKRMPPESFHYQKRGGKGISGLSMGEEDKVEHLIFTTLDSYLLCFTNTGKVYQMRVCNVPEAKRASKGRAIVNFLEISPQEKISAICAFNSKEIENRVLIMATAKGFVKKISFAAFKNIRSSGIIAIKLEKNDYLKWVKPVVSGNEVILTSSLGKTIRFKEKELRSMGRNSRGIKGIKISENAEVVGLDIIDDKKNMLLVISQNGYGKMTLLSRYRAQRRGGRGISTAKISQKTGPLIGAITIPKELENFIKGDLLIISELGQVIRVNLKNIPTMNRQTQGVRLIRLNSGDKVASITLV
- the pcm gene encoding Protein-L-isoaspartate O-methyltransferase, translating into MDLVDQLIQSNYLKTPSIIKAFRKIKREDFVPPSAKKKAEVNEPLSIGYGQTISQPLTVAFMLELLEPKEGDKVLDIGSGSGWVSALLAEIVGKTGKVFAIERIPELKEFGESNASKYGFINNGRIEFILGDGIKGLPEFAPFNCIYVGAAAAKVPLALSEQLAIKGKMVIPLGIENQEIALIRKISQNYFLKKSFPGFIFVPLVNENKK